Genomic DNA from Solanum pennellii chromosome 3, SPENNV200:
tgaaattaatatccaattaagtgctgattttatgttgattaatgaTATGTTACCGTAAATTTAGCTGTTTTATTAACAACATTAACTNNNNNNNNNNNNNNNNNNNNNNNNNNNNNNNNNNNNNNNNNNNNNNNNNNNNNNNNNNNNNNNNNNNNNNNNNNNNNNNNNNNNNNNNNNNNNNNNNNNNNNNNNNNNNNNNNNNNNNNNNNNNNNNNNNNNNNNNNNNNNNNNNNNNNNNNNNNNNNNNNNNNNNNNNNNNNNNNNNNNNNNNNNNNNNNNNNNNNNNNNNNNNNNNNNNNNNNNNNNNNNNNNNNNNNNNNNNNNNNNNNNNNNNNNNNNNNNNNNNNNNNNNNNNNNNNNNNNNNNNNNNNNNNNNNNNNNNNNNNNNNNNNNNNNNNNNNNNNNNNNNNNNNNNNNNNNNNNNNNNNNNNNNNNNNNNNNNNNNNNNNNNNNNNNNNNNNNNNNNNNNNNNNNNNNNNNNNNNNNNNNNNNNNNNNNNNNNNNNNNNNNNNNNNNNNNNNNNNNNNNNNNNNNNNNNNNNNNNNNNNNNNNNNNNNNNNNNNNNNNNNNNNNNNNNNNNNNNNNNNNNNNNNNNNNNNNNNNNNNNNNNNNNNNNNNNNNNNNNNNNNNNNNNNNNNNNNNNNNNNNNNNNNNNNNNNNNNNNNNNNNNNNNNNNNNNNNNNNNNNNNNNNNNNNNNNNNNNNNNNNNNNNNNNNNNNNNNNNNNNNNNNNNNNNNNNNNNNNNNNNNNNNNNNNNNNNNNNNNNNNNNNNNNNNNNNNNNNNNNNNNNNNNNNNNNNNNNNNNNNNNNNNNNNNNNNNNNNNNNNNNNNNNNNNNNNNNNNNNNNNNNNNNNNNNNNNNNNNNNNNNNNNNNNNNNNNNNNNNNNNNNNNNNNNNNNNNNNNNNNNNNNNNNNNNNNNNNNNNNNNNNNNNNNNNNNNNNNNNNNNNNNNNNNNNNNNNNNNNNNNNNNNNNNNNNNNNNNNNNNNNNNNNNNNNNNNNNNNNNNNNNNNNNNNNNNNNNNNNNNNNNNNNNNNNNNNNNNNNNNNNNNNNNNNNNNNNNNNNNNNNNNNNNNNNNNNNNNNNNNNNNNNNNNNNNNNNNNNNNNNNNNNNNNNNNNNNNNNNNNNNNNNNNNNNNNNNNNNNNNNNNNNNNNNNNNNNNNNNNNNNNNNNNNNNNNNNNNNNNNNNNNNNNNNNNNNNNNNNNNNNNNNNNNNNNNNNNNNNNNNNNNNNNNNNNNNNNNNNNNNNNNNNNNNNNNNNNNNNNNNNNNNNNNNNNNNNNNNNNNNNNNNNNNNNNNNNNNNNNNNNNNNNNNNNNNNNNNNNNNNNNNNNNNNNNNNNNNNNNNNNNNNNNNNNNNNNNNNNNNNNNNNNNNNNNNNNNNNNNNNNNNNNNNNNNNNNNNNNNNNNNNNNNNNNNNNNNNNNNNNNNNNNNNNNNNNNNNNNNNNNNNNNNNNNNNNNNNNNNNNNNNNNNNNNNNNNNNNNNNNNNNNNNNNNNNNNNNNNNNNNNNNNNNNNNNNNNNNNNNNNNNNNNNNNNNNNNNNNNNNNNNNNNNNNNNNNNNNNNNNNNNNNNNNNNNNNNNNNNNNNNNNNNNNNNNNNNNNNNNNNNNNNNNNNNNNNNNNNNNNNNNNNNNNNNNNNNNNNNNNNNNNNNNNNNNNNNNNNNNNNNNNNNNNNNNNNNNNNNNNNNNNNNNNNNNNNNNNNNNNNNNNNNNNNNNNNNNNNNNNNNNNNNNNNNNNNNNNNNNNNNNNNNNNNNNNNNNNNNNNNNNNNNNNNNNNNNNNNNNNNNNNNNNNNNNNNNNNNNNNNNNNNNNNNNNNNNNNNNNNNNNNNNNNNNNNNNNNNNNNNNNNNNNNNNNNNNNNNNNNNNNNNNNNNNNNNNNNNNNNNNNNNNNNNNNNNNNNNNNNNNNNNNNNNNNNNNNNNNNNNNNNNNNNNNNNNNNNNNNNNNNNNNNNNNNNNNNNNNNNNNNNNNNNNNNNNNNNNNNNNNNNNNNNNNNNNNNNNNNNNNNNNNNNNNNNNNNNNNNNNNNNNNNNNNNNNNNNNNNNNNNNNNNNNNNNNNNNNNNNNNNNNNNNNNNNNNNNNNNNNNNNNNNNNNNNNNNNNNNNNNNNNNNNNNNNNNNNNNNNNNNNNNNNNNNNNNNNNNNNNNNNNNNNNNNNNNNNNNNNNNNNNNNNNNNNNNNNNNNNNNNNNNNNNNNNNNNNNNNNNNNNNNNNNNNNNNNNNNNNNNNNNNNNNNNNNNNNNNNNNNNNNNNNNNNNNNNNNNNNNNNNNNNNNNNNNNNNNNNNNNNNNNNNNNNNNNNNNNNNNNNNNNNNNNNNNNNNNNNNNNNNNNNNNNNNNNNNNNNNNNNNNNNNNNNNNNNNNNNNNNNNNNNNNNNNNNNNNNNNNNNNNNNNNNNNNNNNNNNNNNNNNNNNNNNNNNNNNNNNNNNNNNNNNNNNNNNNNNNNNNNNNNNNNNNNNNNNNNNNNNNNNNNNNNNNNNNNNNNNNNNNNNNNNNNNNNNNNNNNNNNNNNNNNNNNNNNNNNNNNNNNNNNNNNNNNNNNNNNNNNNNNNNNNNNNNNNNNNNNNNNNNNNNNNNNNNNNNNNNNNNNNNNNNNNNNNNNNNNNNNNNNNNNNNNNNNNNNNNNNNNNNNNNNNNNNNNNNNNNNNNNNNNNNNNNNNNNNNNNNNNNNNNNNNNNNNNNNNNNNNNNNNNNNNNNNNNNNNNNNNNNNNNNNNNNNNNNNNNNNNNNNNNNNNNNNNNNNNNNNNNNNNNNNNNNNNNNNNNNNNNNNNNNNNNNNNNNNNNNNNNNNNNNNNNNNNNNNNNNNNNNNNNNNNNNNNNNNNNNNNNNNNNNNNNNNNNNNNNNNNNNNNNNNNNNNNNNNNNNNNNNNNNNNNNNNNNNNNNNNNNNNNNNNNNNNNNNNNNNNNNNNNNNNNNNNNNNNNNNNNNNNNNNNNNNNNNNNNNNNNNNNNNNNNNNNNNNNNNNNNNNNNNNNNNNNNNNNNNNNNNNNNNNNNNNNNNNNNNNNNNNNNNNNNNNNNNNNNNNNNNNNNNNNNNNNNNNNNNNNNNNNNNNNNNNNNNNNNNNNNNNNNNNNNNNNNNNNNNNNNNNNNNNNNNNNNNNNNNNNNNNNNNNNNNNNNNNNNNNNNNNNNNNNNNNNNNNNNNNNNNNNNNNNNNNNNNNNNNNNNNNNNNNNNNNNNNNNNNNNNNNNNNNNNNNNNNNNNNNNNNNNNNNNNNNNNNNNNNNNNNNNNNNNNNNNNNNNNNNNNNNNNNNNNNNNNNNNNNNNNNNNNNNNNNNNNNNNNNNNNNNNNNNNNNNNNNNNNNNNNNNNNNNNNNNNNNNNNNNNNNNNNNNNNNNNNNNNNNNNNNNNNNNNNNNNNNNNNNNNNNNNNNNNNNNNNNNNNNNNNNNNNNNNNNNNNNNNNNNNNNNNNNNNNNNNNNNNNNNNNNNNNNNNNNNNNNNNNNNNNNNNNNNNNNNNNNNNNNNNNNNNNNNNNNNNNNNNNNNNNNNNNNNNNNNNNNNNNNNNNNNNNNNNNNNNNNNNNNNNNNNNNNNNNNNNNNNNNNNNNNNNNNNNNNNNNNNNNNNNNNNNNNNNNNNNNNNNNNNNNNNNNNNNNNNNNNNNNNNNNNNNNNNNNNNNNNNNNNNNNNNNNNNNNNNNNNNNNNNNNNNNNNNNNNNNNNNNNNNNNNNNNNNNNNNNNNNNNNNNNNNNNNNNNNNNNNNNNNNNNNNNNNNNNNNNNNNNNNNNNNNNNNNNNNNNNNNNNNNNNNNNNNNNNNNNNNNNNNNNNNNNNNNNNNNNNNNNNNNNNNNNNNNNNNNNNNNNNNNNNNNNNNNNNNNNNNNNNNNNNNNNNNNNNNNNNNNNNNNNNNNNNNNNNNNNNNNNNNNNNNNNNNNNNNNNNNNNNNNNNNNNNNNNNNNNNNNNNNNNNNNNNNNNNNNNNNNNNNNNNNNNNNNNNNNNNNNNNNNNNNNNNNNNNNNNNNNNNNNNNNNNNNNNNNNNNNNNNNNNNNNNNNNNNNNNNNNNNNNNNNNNNNNNNNNNNNNNNNNNNNNNNNNNNNNNNNNNNNNNNNNNNNNNNNNNNNNNNNNNNNNNNNNNNNNNNNNNNNNNNNNNNNNNNNNNNNNNNNNNNNNNNNNNNNNNNNNNNNNNNNNNNNNNNNNNNNNNNNNNNNNNNNNNNNNNNNNNNNNNNNNNNNNNNNNNNNNNNNNNNNNNNNNNNNNNNNNNNNNNNNNNNNNNNNNNNNNNNNNNNNNNNNNNNNNNNNNNNNNNNNNNttatttagaattatttccataataggaagcctCAGTAATAAATTCTGTGGTCCCTCCAGTACCCAATTTAACTGAACTCAGAATCCTATTTTCTAGTAGAAGATGGAAAAGTAGcgtgtcttttttcttttaaggaAGAAACGTGAGTTTTCaagtttcttgaaaaaaaaggatttgcttttcttctcttctttggACTAGGAATCATCTATATAAATAGGGATTCTTCTAATCTAGATTGAATAAGAGTATTCTATACAATACttgcccacccaagtattgaaagagttcaattgttgattgggatcactgtagaagacTATAGAACTGGGGTTGGATTTACTTCAAGATATCTGCAcacgcttcaagaggtaatCCTGAGTTAATTTTCAGCATACTTTGTATGTGATAACTATTTGTGATTGTTATTTATGTTCATGCAAGATGTATGATTCTGGAATGCTTCCGCTGTGTATGCTATTTTCCAACAACTatctcatattttttaaaaaataaatatcgtattaaatgaaataaattgaaGGATGAGATAATCAGATAAAGAAACCTACGAAAAAAAACATATCGGCGCACTTTGGAACTTGGGATTACTTGTCGCTACACCGGTTatcaagtgttatggaaaattgaattattgttgCAATTGATCTGTCAAAAGAAGAAAGTAGTAATACAAAAGTAGATAATTATGCACAAGGAACAAGTGACAAGTGTGTTTGATGTTTTCTTACATATGGTGTCATTGTTTAGTGAGTAATATAATGCTtacaataaaaatcaaaatattcgTTGTATTTAATTAAAGTAATAATACCTTGTTGAGGTAACAACCATCCAGTCAAGCTGtaactatttaaaaatatttaacgcCGCTGGTAAAATATACGAGTAATTGatattatactatattaattcatcttagGCAAAATGTTTTGAGATTTGAATACTATACAATAATTTTGCATGTGTTTTTGAGACGGATATAAAGGAATAAAGACAATGAACCacaaatttgattaaataaaaCTTGATTCCTTCTCCGATATTATTTCCCTCAACTCCttgtataagaaaaaaattcgAGTGGACATATTTAATGTGATTTCTACTATATTAAGGTTGTTTAAAAAATGTGACTGATTAAATCAACGAACTGTTTCTCTTGACATAATTAACGTGGTTCCAACTATATTAAGGTTGTTAAAAGATGTGACTGATTAAATCAACAAACTGTTTATCTTTTCCTATTTGCTTTTATATGTACCTTAAACTTCCATTATTTGTGCTTAGAAGAGGCTTGAATGggatacaaatatttaaaataagttaattcaaataatttttatattaactaCTTGTATCGTAATACGAAACAAACTAAACATAAAAAGTCTAATAAACAATTGACAACAAACATCCAACATCTAAATTGGTGTTTAACGGGCATCTTGAACCCATCTTTCTACGATTGAGTTAGCCCTTGACCTCACGATCAAAAATATAGTACTCCCTCCTTTTAAAAAATGACGGTATAATTTGATTAGGAATGgagcaaaaaaaagaaagaagattttttaaatttataataataaattaaagctatataaaatgtatcaaattgttttttaatcttgtggttttaaacatGCCACGTAAAAAGTTAAtgtgtttcaaaaaaaaaggaaaaaaatcattcttttgaaacagactaaaaaggaaatagcgttattcttttttaaacggataGAGCATAAAGTAATTagattatgatatatatattgtcatgctttatctacatttaataaaaataataataaattattggaAATGTACACTAACTGTATACAATATAACTTGCCACaagtcataaaaaaatatacaattctAATTTATCTTTACAATAACTAAACATTATAAtacattgaaaaaaaatcaaatataatttaattatacataaaatatatattaactatTCAATCtcaatcaattcaaaatcaacTCTAAACTAtcctataattttaaatataaaattttctcaatatttaaaatcatttaatatataattcacTTGAAACTTATCAagttttctcaaatttaaagaataaaaaagagggaaaaggaaaggaaaagaaacCATTAatgggaaaataaaaaaaaacggATAAATTAATGTTAGATAGTGTGATGCCtgaaattagttattattaattattgataacTAATTAGCATATTTTAAGGGATTTCAAATTTCTTACAGATAAGATATACCATAAAAGTCTCCATTTAGTTTTAATgaaataagttatgatttaaaTCCTTAAATTTAAATCCTTAAAAtactctaatttttattttctttccttgaACGTGcattgtttgtttttttcaGAATTgagtattattttgatatttgaatattgttatatttttttaaaaaaaaatcttaaaatttgacGTTGAAAATGATTAGATTTGATTTGATGGAGAACATTGtgtcaatattaattaaacatggtggcAAGTGAAATTTATCAGGTtagtttttaattatgatttgttatgttttaagtataaattgttggttgtaattatatttgttttttttttttgtcatgtattgaatgtttcttttttttttgttctgttATATTGCAGATGCtgatatgatgtattttttgtGATACAATTACGATGTGCATATGATACCATGAAAAATATTAAGTAAtagtaattttcttttgatttgtaaTTAAAATGAAGATTGGTGTGATGATTGATTTatgtagaaaatacaaaaatttacagattttgaatcattgtgcagttttattgtgaaaaaaaatatgaacatagtctgacaatttgtattaatattttttgaaagttatatgaaatgtgaatttttggtAAAAGTCACtccatattatatttaaattgtcaggtgataaaattttgtatattggtgaaatatgaaaactatattatttatgtatgtaatgtatgaatatattgtatgaaatatgtatgaaagTCCATTTTTTGATTGTATATATCAGTGtttgatttgttatatatatatatatatatgaattttgtataaaGTTTGGATTAATTGTGTATTAGATCTTTAATAAAATTGTATATGAAAgtgcttttttttattatatgtattagtgaattatatagtatttttgtatgaattgattttttataagTGATAtgttacatatatatgaattgtgtataaACAGTGGATTAATTGTGTATGAAATtggatttttgttgttgtatatATCAGTGAAATATATAGAAAGTGTGTATGAATTGTGTCTAAAATGATGTCACCCGGTCAAAAAAGAACAGCGGGAAGACCCAAATTTGAACGCTGGAAGGGGTTCGCTGATGTGAAATTCAAGAGGACAAAAAGCACATGCAGTAGATGCCATCAAGTACAAATAGTTAAATCACatgttctatttttttattgaatcatattatttttcatacaatgttcatacaTTGTATATAAAACTGTTCATATGTTAACATTTGTTACCattaataagtcatataatattcatatagtATGCATACAATTATTGCATATTGAATGGGGactatatacaaaatttatacatttatacaagCAATATTtgcatataaaataatgtatgttTATGTTCTACATATCAAagtataatatgatataattcatacatttttCATACCAGTAATATAAGTTAcatttgtttctgttttgtatttGAAAGTATACAGTTATCATACAGAATTCATACAATAAGAGTTTAATTTGTATTGAATAAGTAATTTATGCAAAAGTCATACACATTTATTAAGGTATAATTACATattcggaaaagggcctaaaatacccttaaactattaaaaatggtacaaaattaccctccatccacctattagtCCTAAAATATCCTTGCTATCTACCTTTAGGTCCTATATTACCCTTTANTAAAAGtgcaatttatacaaatatcatacacatttaaaaattataaatatatagtgAAGCAGAGTgtcatttatataattttttttaaaaaaagtatatatataacatttatcTATGTTctatatatcaaattataatatgacattcataattcatataatgttCATACATGATTCATACAGTGTTCCTATATTTTCTTGTTGCgtttaaaatttatacaaagTAAGACAGATTTAATAATTAGTAATATTCattgataatttatataaaaccatcagtattcataataaaaaactgaaaaattacatatatagttcataagttaaaaaaacaTGTCATTCAAAAAAATGTACAGTGTGCGATGAAAATTTCTACTTTCTGTTACGGAATTTTGGAGTAGGATAATTGGCGGTGTCCATAACTTGTTCTTTATGAGTTCGAGGTCCACCCTTCTTTCAAGATTCACCTACAGTTTgcttttctttcccttttctcttcttctcggTTTCCTTTggctctttgttttttttttttcatttttgattttttctgttctagatttttcttttgCAGATGAAGGTTGAGTTTTTGTTTGAGACAAAATGTTAAATATAGCGTGTGACGGTTTTAAACAAAAACTGGTATTGGTTTAGATAGTAGTGGATAGTTATTATGGAATGATAAAATccctattattttgtaattttttttaaaaagataactatataatgtttaatttaatttataatagttaaagagttttgtttaaaaaaggtaacttaaaaaaaaataatgtaattaaataatttggtttaaaaaaggtaacttaaaaaattaattcaattaaatagaTTGATTTAGAAAAGGTAACTGAgtaataaatgtaattatttaaataaataaattattatttaaataattaatgagaataatatttttttttcttgatatgctataacttgataataatatgctataagtagtttattatcaaaaagtatgtttataacttgatatttatCTTAAATGTGCGTGGagtgttatttttaatttttaaaatcagGTCAATTATTTACCCTTTTATCATTCTTCCTAGTTCTTTAGAAGCAATCTGGTATCATTCACTAATTTGACATCTCCAATGGCTTTCACTCCATGTTTCTCCACATATATAGCAAAATTGAGATCCACACCTAAATCCATAATATTGATTTGTTAAGTTCATACTATTAACTTATAAAGAAATTAAACCTCTCACTAccatataaaaattaaacaataaattaacTAACCAGCAGGTTATGTGTATACAACCATCAGCTTTCTGCACAATATGTTTGCAGTGAGGGCATTTCATCCATTTTGAGCTGCTAGCAAGTTCCTCAACTTTTAAATCATCTTCTCtgtttttttcatcattttgaaACTTGTCACAATCAAGTCCAGTATGCCAAGGGACGCCACACGCCGCGCATAGCAGCCTGTGGCATACAGGACATATACACTCAATTATGCCTTGATCTTGATCATAAATCAGCAGCTCTGAACAATCTTTGTAAGGACAGTAAAACTTTTCGCAATCAAGAAGAGCAGACTCACTCAATCCGTCTTCCCATTTTTCGAATACATTTTCAGGGATGATGGATTTACAAGAAACAGGTTCAATAGTCGCGCAACATTTCAAACCAGGGCAAGTTACTGAGAAAATATGGTCTTGAATCATGAACTGGACATATTGGGCTATGCAATCAGTACAGAATGAGTGATGAGAACAATTTTCGAGTTTGAACATTTCATTTGTAGCTTTTGTCTCCATACAAATTTCACAAAAACCTTGGGATGATTCAGGGGATTCTTCGATTTGTGTTGTTGACATGTGAAGATTGAAGATTTCTAAAGAGGCTGCAAGAACCTCTTGGTATTGAAGTTCCTCAGCGCACTCGTTGTCTGATAGTATGAGAGCGCGAAAGTCATCGTTTTCATTTAACACATTTGATATTATGTCTGCCATTGAATTGATCAGTGGTTGAAGTAATTTAGAAGATTTCTTGGAGAACTTTGCGGGTTTGTGATACtactttgatttgattttgatgtacTGCAAAGGGGTTTTATAGTGATTAGTGTCCTATTATTGGATAACAATAccaataatttaaaaagacaAATTCAGTTGTCTCAATTAGGAAGTTACTCAGAAAATACTTAAAgaaatatatacaatttgatGTGACACAAGCAATTTGCTAAGCAGTTGACGtttgccattttggcaatttcGTAATGCTAGTGACATGTTTCTAGCAGGGTCCAAGAAATTGTGATTGTAAAAGATTTAACAGATAACAAGGAACTTCCTCCCTTTGACGAAGTCTGAGCTAACTTACACCTTGTTTGTATGGTTGTTATCCTGATCTTCGTAGCattgtattattaatttaaatatgatatttttttttgttttaattttttaataatatatttcgaattttgaaaattaaaccaatttatttttaataataaattttttatatatcttttaaatatttgaattgtgttttacatagtttacaaacatttaatttcatttcaaaaaagttGAGATTTCGTTGAGCAATTTCTCACCACCTCCGAAGCCCCACTCATCAGTCCACAAGATTTTGCTAACTTATATATGAAATCTAGGATAATATAATTTTGcttaattatcaaatattaaaaagtaaataataaattcatttatttaagaaaGTATTTTCCTTCCTACCAAACAACACTTCGTCACGTACACAGTTTACTTACTCATTTTAGTTGCCAAAAGAATCTTAAGACAAACAGAGCTTAGAGGGTTCAAATTTGGTTCTGCAGACAGTTTTTTAGAATTTTCCAATCAAATGTCAAATTAAGTCTTTTTCAGCACTGTAGCAACTTCAGATCCTCAAGTAACAAAATTTGTCTGCATACTAATGTTTATCTCTAGGCGGTGGAAAAGTGATTAGCTTGTATGCGAAGTCTTTGTTAAAGAATGGCAAAAGTCctacatcggtgattaatgagatgggtggactccttataaggcatggacaatcctcctccctttgagctagcttttggggtgtgagttaggcctaagacctaatttcacatggtatcagagcagggcccgtctcactagatgttggggtccccaaaattaaaaattgcccacacaccagatgctaagcactagGCGTGAGGTGAGGTgttaaagaataacaaaagtcccacatcggtgattaatgaaatggatggactccttataaggcattggcaatcctcctcccttttcACAGTCTTCActtactaattttatttatatattggtTCTCACTCAGCGTCTATATACACTTTGGACTTGACTTATTATAATGCGAATCGAAAAGTCCATTTTGGCTAAACCATTTCCAACTAACAGCCATTAAGTGTTCAAATGCGATATATAATAACCAAAGGTTGTATGATGCGATAAATATAAtgttatttcaattctaatcgAGAGATCTAACACATGAGATTGAAATAAAAATCGAATTCCAATGCAAAGACCCCCGGTGTCTGTTCGCTTACATGAGAATATTATTACTGGATTTACACCTTTTGCTCTTAGATACTTTATGATAGTAGTGATACTTAATGGCAGTAGGgtataaaaattagaaaataaaataactcaGTCTAACTCTACAGGATCCCGAAAGCTCTGTTCCATGAGCTTCAAAAATTCagaaaattcaatttttccATCTCTGTTTTCATCAAAGGCCATAATCATCTTCTTGCAATCCTCCATCGAAAATTCGGATAAACCCATTCTCCAAATAAGTTTCATTAACTCACTTGCATCAATATATCCATCTCCATTTTCATCAAACACATCAAAAGcttctttaatttcttcaaaACTAGGTTCTACTTCATCAAATAAACTCGAAACCTCTGCATACTCTGTTTCATTCTCATTTAAATTGCATAAACTCATTAGTTTATCCTCAACAATTTCTTCCTTGTTATCGCAATTTTCATAATCATGTCCACAATTTTTAGCATCGGGAGGATTATTATCATGATCAACTCGAGTCAACGCGTTTCGCACAATGATGAAGAACCAACCTATTGCTCGGATTgataaagaaaaacaacaagATAAATCTTGAAATGTGCTTAGGATGCTGAGAATTGTACATCTTAATAtgatacaaaaaaattgattgaggTCATCAGCTATTTTTTTGCCCAATAACGAAGCACTAATTGCTGATATTGAAAAAATGTTCTCCATTTTGCtaacttctctttttctttgaaGCTATGGATTTTTGTATGGAATTAATATTAAATCATGGGATGGTTGTAGAAACAAATTTTGGTATGTCTATATAGAGAGACATTAAACAAGTCAGTCTTTGTGGaaaatttttaggaaaaaacgGTGAAAACGAAATCTAGTTTCCtatcattatataaaatttataaaaaaaaaaaagaagtcgTCATTACAAGGTTGGATCCAAGGAGGGTGGTCACCTAtagtttattaaaaaattaaacgatatatataaggtaatagaaagagattttaaaatatt
This window encodes:
- the LOC107012777 gene encoding probable E3 ubiquitin-protein ligase RNF217: MADIISNVLNENDDFRALILSDNECAEELQYQEVLAASLEIFNLHMSTTQIEESPESSQGFCEICMETKATNEMFKLENCSHHSFCTDCIAQYVQFMIQDHIFSVTCPGLKCCATIEPVSCKSIIPENVFEKWEDGLSESALLDCEKFYCPYKDCSELLIYDQDQGIIECICPVCHRLLCAACGVPWHTGLDCDKFQNDEKNREDDLKVEELASSSKWMKCPHCKHIVQKADGCIHITCWCGSQFCYICGETWSESHWRCQISE
- the LOC107013815 gene encoding probable calcium-binding protein CML30, which gives rise to MENIFSISAISASLLGKKIADDLNQFFCIILRCTILSILSTFQDLSCCFSLSIRAIGWFFIIVRNALTRVDHDNNPPDAKNCGHDYENCDNKEEIVEDKLMSLCNLNENETEYAEVSSLFDEVEPSFEEIKEAFDVFDENGDGYIDASELMKLIWRMGLSEFSMEDCKKMIMAFDENRDGKIEFSEFLKLMEQSFRDPVELD